The following nucleotide sequence is from Paracrocinitomix mangrovi.
ATAAAACAGTAATAACATCTTGCCTTTTACTTATTATTTCATGAATGGCAATCATTTGTCTCGTAACACCAAAATTACTCTTAGGATTGTTGGTCATTCTGTGAAATCCTACAACTACTCTGTCATATGCTTCCAAATCACTCAATAATTTTGTTTCTTCACTGGCAGACATAGATCGTGGAACCTGAATAGTAGAGAACTCAGTGTATAACTGCATTGTAGCATAAAATTGATTGTATTGAGAACCTCCTATGTTGAGGTAAACGGTAGAAATGGTGTCAAGTCTTTTTAAAGGCAAGGCATCTTCTTGGTTTTGAATTAAAGTAATGGATTGCTTCGCTAATTGATGATTTAAAACTTCAGCATCAATGGTGTTTAAATCTTCATATAAGCTATCGGTTTTAATCGGCTCAAAAATTGATATTCCTGCCCATTCTTTTGCTTTTAAAATTCGCAATACCTTTTCATCTAATTCGGTTTCAGTGATTTCACCATTCTTTACAGCGGCTTCTATTTTAGTAACAGCTAAAGGAACATCCAAAGGGAAAAGTATAATGTCATTTCCGGCCATAAGAGCTCTAACATCCATATCACCTGCACCATAATGGTCAGAAACTCCTTTCATCATCATGGCATCAGTAAAAACCAATCCTTCAAAACCTAAACTATCTCTTAATAAACCATTGACAATTTTTGCTGATAATGTAGAGGCCTGGTTAGGCGTTGCATCAAGCTCGGGTATATATAAATGAGCAACCATTATACTTGCTAATTGTTGCGCTATAAGTGATTTAAAAGGATATAATTCTAATGAATCTAATCTGTCAAATGAATAGGGAATTGTTGGTAAGGCTTTGTGAGAATCCATGTCAGTATCCCCATGTCCTGGGAAATGTTTTCCGCAAGCCAAAACACCTTGATCTTGCATGCCTTTCATATAAGCAATTCCATATTTAGCAACCAGTTCACGGATTTCTCCAAAAGACCTGTTATTGATAACCGGATTTGCTGCATTGTTGTTGACATCAATTACTGGAGCAAAATTTACGTGAATTCCCATTCTTTTACACTGTGCGCCAATTTGTTTACCCATCTCCAAAATCAATTGATCATCAGGTAAAGCTCCCAGCATCATTTGTCTTGGGTAATTAACCGTGCTGTCTAAACGCATAGAAAGTCCCCATTCTCCATCTATTCCAATCATCATTGGTATTTTGGATTGCTTTTGAAGACGATTGTATATGTTTACTTGATCTGTTGGATGTCCTTTAAAAAAAATTAAACCACCTAATCCATGTTCAGCATTAATAAGTGTTTCCAATTCTTTTAAATGTTCTTCTCCTTTTTTAGGATGAACAGCCACCATAAATAATTGGCCGATTTTTTCTTGAAGTGACATTTTGGCCAATTGATTTTTGGCCCAGTTACTGTTTGAATTTACAAATGCCGGTGTAGATTTATTATTCGTGTATGCGTTGTTTTGAGCATTTAAATGGATGCTGAAAAGTATTGTAAATGCAAATATGAAGTGTTTGTACATATAAAATGTTGGTTTTTAATCTTTTGCGAGGGAGGATTGATAACCAGAAACTCGCCATTTGACGAATTTATTAAATACCTATAGCAGAAATCCTGCCATGGCATGCAATTTGTCCACTTTTAAGTGTGGATGGCATGTCAATTATCGGTGAATAACTTCTGGTTTTAATTGAATTTAATCTCACTATATTTGTTGTGCAAGCCGTCTTTATTATTTGCAATTTCCCAAAGTATTGGGCCAAAAAACACAAAATGATTAGTTGGAATAAATACAATCTATTTAAGTTACCTAACAAACATAGGCGGTTTGAGTATGTTCCAAGGTATTACGATCCAAGGAAAGAAGAACTTGAAAAAAAGATCAGGGCTGCTCAAAAAGCTGCCGCCAAGAATGGAGGAGAAGGGGATGCTTCAATTGCTCGAGAATTGTCTTTTAGACAAAACACCTCTGATAAATGGGGGAATTCTGAGTACAAAGCACAAGCAATGCGCTCAAATTTGCGTCTTGTAATAATTTTCATAATTGTTTTGATAGGCTTCTATTTTCTGTATCAATACCTGGATGATGTAGGTGCATTTATTGATAAAGAAACAGGAAAATAGTAGGATGTCAGACGTCATAAAATTACTTCCTTCACACATAGCTAACCAAATTGCGGCTGGAGAAGTTGTACAAAGACCCGCTTCAGTAGTTAAAGAGTTAATTGAAAATTCAATTGATGCCGGTGCGGATAAAATTGATCTTGTTGTCAAAGATGGAGGTAAGACTTTAGTTCAGGTTATTGATAATGGATGTGGGATGTCAGATACTGACGCCAGAATGTCATTTGAACGACATGCAACTTCTAAAATAGCCAAAGCAGATGATTTGTTTGCCCTTCAAACTAAAGGGTTCAGAGGAGAGGCATTGGCTTCTATTGCAGCAATTGCACATGTTAGTTTAAAAACAAAATTACATGATGCTGAATTGGGAACAGAAATCATAAATGAAGGTTCTAAAATTGTTTCTCAAGAAGCTGTGATGTGTTCAAATGGTACATCCATTGCAGTCAAAAACTTATTCTTCAATGTACCGGCAAGAAGAAATTTTTTGGGTAAAAACTCAACTGAATATCGCAAAGTACTTGATGAGTTTTTGAGAATTGCCTTGGTGCATCCCGGTTTACATTTTACCTTTCATCATGATGGTGAGGAGATTTATAACTTACCACCAAGTAATTTAAGACAGCGAATTGTTCAGTTATATGGTGATGCATACAATGAAAGATTGGTTCCTATCAATGAGGAAACTGATATTGTTAAAATTTATGGTTTCATCACCAAGCCTAACTATTCAAAATCAAAACCTGATCAAAGTTTCTTGTTCGTAAATAACAGATTCTTTAAAGACAGATATTTTAATCATGCTATTGTAAATGCTTACGAAGGTTTAATTGCTTCAAACAAATATCCACCATATTTTGTCTACTTTGATGTGCCTACGCAATCTATTGATGTTAATGTTCATCCAACAAAAACAGAGATAAAATTTGAAGAGAATCAAGCCATTTATGCATTTCTAAGAAGTGCTATCAAACAAGCTTTAGGACAATTTAATGTTGCTCCAACTTTAGATTTTGAGCATGAATCAACTTTTACCACTCCAGCATTAAAAAAGGGTGAAACGGTAAAAATGCCTGAGATTAAAGTTAATCCAGACTATAACCCTTTTAATACAGGAAGTAGTGCATCAAGTTCTTCTACTAAATCTGCCGGTGTAAGTGGAGATGTAAAATCAAATGGATTCAGTCAAATTCAACCTAACAAACAAGATTGGGAAAATTTTTACGGAGAAATTGAAGAAGAAAAGCATAATGAAGTAACTGTTTCGTCTTCAATGGATGTAGATGATGAGGAAGTGCTGAGCGGAGAAACCAAGAAACCCGTTCAAATCAAAGAGAAGTACATCATGAGCTCGGTAAAAAATGGATTTATATTAATAGATCAGTACCGCGCTCATATGCGTATTTTATATGATGATTTGTTAGGGGTAAATGACAATATCCAGGTGCAGCAATTGTTGTTTGAGGAGCGAATGGAATTGGAAAAACATGATTTGCCAATGTGGAAAGAAATAGTTGAATCCATAAATGATTTAGGATTTGATTGTGAACTAGAAGGTGATGTATTGGTTATTAAAGGACAGCCTGCTGTGGCAAAAGATCAAAATCCGGTGGTTTTAATACAGGGGATCTTTGATACTTACCAACATGATGAACAAGATGAATCTGTTGAGATTAAAACCAAGTTGGCAAGATCAATTGCGGCAAATGCGGCCTTAAAAGGTGGAACTGTGCTTACAATAGAGGAAATGCAATACATAATTGATGCATTGTTTGCTTCTTCTTCGCCACAGATTGCACCTAACGGAAAAAAGATTATTGAAACGTTCACTATGGACGAAATAACAAAAAGATTTAACTGATGTTTGGAAGTATTTTTAGGAATATGCCTCAGGTAACTAAGAATTTATTGATTATAAATGTCTTACTATTTCTGGCAAAAATTGTATTGGTGAATCAGGCAATTAACTTGGATGAGTACCTTGCAATGCATTATCCAACTTCACCTTTTTTCTATCCGCATCAAATTGTAACCAGTGTTTTCATGCATGGAGATTTTACACATCTCTTGTTTAACATGTTTGGGGTTGTTTTTGTTGGTAGTCATTTAGAGCGAATTTGGGGCAGTAAACGATATCTTATATTTTACATGTTTAGTGCAATTGGAGGGGTAATTTGTGCCACGGGAATACATGCTATAGAAATGTATCAAGCAGCCGGTTCTTTAGTTCCGGATATTACTTTATCTGCAGAACATTTTCTTGACGGACAAGGCGATTGGATGGTAAGTTATAACTATGCAAATCTAGGCGGGTATGAAGCTGAACAATTAAAATCTATTATAAATATCAGTTTAGGTCAAAGTTTAGGAGCTTCGGGAGCATTATATGGAGTTTTAATGGCGTTTGCAATGTTATTTCCAAATACCGAATTTATGTTGATTTTTCCTCCAATACCAATTAAAGCTAAATGGTTAGCATTGATACTAGGAGGCTTTGCCGTGTACAGCGGAGTTACAGGAACTGCAGAAGGTATAGGGCACTTTGGGCATTTGGGAGGAATGTTGTTTGGCTTTATTTTGATTAAAATCTGGCAAAAGGATAAAACCAAATTCTACTAAGTCATGCAAGAACAATCTATCGGGCAATATTTGAAAAACCTGATTAGAAATTCAGGAATGTATGGTAAGTTGATTTTGATCAATACCATAGTTTTTTTGATTTCGATTTTTGTAGGAATTATAGGAAAGCTTTATGTAATAAATGGTGCTTTAGCAACATTCTTTGGCATATTTGGCGCTCCAGGAATTAAAGAGGTTATTTATAAACCCTGGACCTTAGTTACACAACTTTTTACACATTTAGATTTTGGTCATTATTTTCTCAATATGATCATGCTTTTTCTTATTGGAAGAATTTTTGTTCAACTATTAGGAGAGAAAAAATTACTTTGGACCTATCTATTAGGTGGTATTTTTGGATATTTAATAAATGCTTTGGCTATTGAGGTATTTCCTGTTTATAATCACAGAGATATACTAATTTTTGGTGCCTCAGGAGCTGTGTCTGCGTTGTTTGGAGCAGTAGTGGCTTATAGACCAAAATTACAGGTTCATCTCTTGTTTTTTCCCAACTTTGGAATTCCTATAATAGCATTCTTTATTTTTTATGTTCTAATGAATCTTATTGGAATGTCTGAACCAGAAGGACAGGTGAGTACTGCATATTTTGCCCATTTGGGTGGAGCTTTGTTTGGATTCTTATCTGTAATTAATGTAAATTCGTCAAAGAATTTTATGAATAGACTAGAAAGATTTTTCTCCAAATTCAGTTTAAAAGGCTTGTTTAAACGCAAACCAAAAATGAAAGTGTACACTCAAGATGAGGTACAAGAAATGGATGATGATCAATACAGAGATGCTCAGGCTGCAAAGCAAGAGCAAATTGATGCTATTCTAGATAAAATTTCCAAAAAAGGGTACGAAGGGTTGACTAAAAAAGAAAAAGAATTGCTGTTTAATGAAAGCAAGCGAAAAAAGTAGCCGACGCACCCATTGGATCCTTAAAATTTTTCTTTGGATCAACATTTTAGACGCTTTACTTTTAATAGGTGCTTATGTAAATACTCACATATCTCCTAATTCTATTCCATATATTTCTTTTTTAGGATTGGGATACCCAATTATTTTAGTAATAGCACTGCTTTTCATTATTTTTTGGCTATTCTTTAAAAGAAAATACGCCCTAATCTCTATCATAACCATTCTAATCGGATTTAATCACTTTAGACATTTTTATGCCATCACTTTATCGCAGTCTGAATTAACTAATCCCGTAAAAGTGATGTCTTTTAATGTGCACGTATTTGATGTGTACAATAAACAAAATAGAGTAGAGAATAGGAATAGTATTTTTTCTTTTTTAAATGATGAACAGGCAGATATTCTTTGCTTTCAGGAGTATTATCACCATGAAAATTCTAACGAATTTGTTACAAAAGATTCCATGGTGAAATTATTGGATTTAAAATATATCCACGAGAGATATACCCATGAAATGTCGGGGCAAAGATATTTTGGGGTTGCCACATTCTCTAAATATCCAATAATCAATAAAGGAGAGATTCCTTTTGCAAATGACAACAATAACTACTGTATTTATTCTGATATTAAAATCAATGATGATACTGTAAGGGTATTTAATGCGCACATAGGATCTATACGGTTTCAAAGTGATGATTATGACTTCTTTGGAGATCCAAATGGTCCAATTAGTAAAAGCAAAGAAACAGCCGGAAGAAGAATTTTAGGGAGAATTAAACAAGCATTTGAAAAAAGAGCAGTGCAAGCTGAAGCTGTTCGTAGACAAATAGAAGCCTCACCTTTTCCTGTAATTGTTTGTGGTGACTTAAATGATACTCCTGTATCTTATTCTTACAGACAATTTAGTGCTAATTTAAATGATGCATTTGTTGAATCGGGTAATGGTGTAGGGCAAACCTATATTGGAAAGGTTCCGTCAAATAGAATTGATTATATTTTTCATGATCCAACTATGAGATCATCCAACTTTACAACACATCAGGTTAATCTCTCAGATCATAAACCAATTAGTTGTTTAATTGAAATGCCTCAATAATATTCAGTTTTACTTTGGAACTGAATTTGTTAACTTTGGGGTATGAAGTATCTATTTGCACTGTTTTTAATGATTGCTTTTTCGACCTTTGCACAAAAAGTTCCTGAGCACTGTAATCAAATTCCATTTGCTAAGGTGGATCAAAATGCAACGCCTAAAGATGATCTTCAAAAATTAATTGAAAAAGAATTGCCCAAAAAGTTAAAGAAAGGAGACTATAATGCTACTTTAAAACTGTATGTTAATTGTAAAGGAGAAACAGAGAAAAGTACTTACCAAAACGGTAATCTAGATACTGATCAACAAAGCTGGCTTACCAATATCATTGATAAAGTAAAGTGGAAAGCAGCAGTAAGAGAAGATAATTACGTTACTTCAACTGTTTTTATTGAAGTATCCATTATAAATGGAAAAGCATCAATTAAAATTTAAACGTATACTGAAAAACAGCTGTTCTCATTTGCTCTATTTTTAATGGCCTTAGAGAATATGTTTTATTTTCAATGTTCTTCACAACTACAGCAAACTTATGTTTGTAGTCTTTTCCAAAACCGTAAGAAACTCTTAAATCCTGAACAATATTTCCATTGTTCTTTTCATTAAAGAAATCTATATAATAAATTCCCTGAAGGGTTCCTCCTGTTGATTGAGTTACAACTTCAAAAGCTGTAATAGCCTGATCAAGGTTTTCAAGTTTTGAAAAGTATTTAAATGTATATCCAATACTAAAACCATAAAAATCTAATTGTAAATCTGCTTTAACAGTGTGTTTGAATCGATATTTAAGTACATTAGTTGTAGTATCATAGCTTGTGTTGGCAAATGAGAATCCTTCTGTATTGTTAGGATTAAAATCTTCTGCATATACATAATCAGGATCTAATGTAATTGGGTTGATATAGTTGTATCCAATCGAATGTACAAATTCCCAATTTTTGCCAACCTCTGCCTTACCATTTAAGGTAACATCAAAGCCGGTTACTTTTGAATCACCTGTATTAAGGAATTTAAAACCTGCTAAAGGTTCTCCTGCTATAAAGTCAGGATCAGGATCCCAAAAGCCAAATAGATATTCTATCGTATTACTGTATTGTTGTAAAAAAGCGGCAACATCTAACTGAGCCATGTAATCTTTAATTTTAAAACCTTGATTAACTCCAACTTCGGCATTCCAGCTTTTTTCCGGAAGTAAGTCAGGATTTTGGTAAACACCAAAAGATCCCACAGCAGTAGAAATGTACCTCTCAGTAATTGTTGGAAATCTAAAGCCTTGGCCATACGAAGCTCTAAGGAAAGTAGCTTGTGTTAATTTTAAATTAATACCTGACCTAAAAATTGGGTTCCATTCCTTAATGGTATCATTCATTCTGTAATGCTCTGCTCTGGCACCTACTGATAAGTTTAATATTTTCCAGAAATTCTTTTGAACCTCTGCATAGGCACTTAAGTTGAACAAATTGTTAGTTCCGTCACTTGTTTCGTTTTTATACAATTCGGCATTTGAGTCATTGTATTGAGATGAAACTCCACCAATAAAATCAAAGGCTTTGTCTTTCAAAAATTTGAATTCTTTTTTGAATTGATAGTCAGCATAATACACTCTAGATTGATTAGATTGATTGGCAGACATCTCATTGTCTGTATACATCATTCTCATTCTCAAGCTGTGTTTTACGCCAATTTTAGAAGCGAATTCAATAAAAGGATCTACATAAAAAATGAGTTGGTTTTGCAATATAGCAGCACCCGGATATGCTCTAAAAATACCTGAAGTGTCATCCAGCCAGGCCAGAACCATATTGGTTTTTTGGTACATGAAATTTCCATTAACACCATATGATAATCCTTTAATACGATTATTTCTGTGTCTGAAATTGAAGTTTAATCGAGCTCTTTTATGTTGCATTTGTTTGTCCGTAAACTCCTCTGATACTGTATCAACAACAAAAGGTCCTTTGATTGGTCCTCCAATATATCCATGATCCCAATTGAGATTTCCTCCAACTACCAAATCAAAGTTTTTCTTGATGATTCTGCTGTGTAAAAAGTTCATTCCATGAATAAATGGATAATCACTCCACCATGTGGCCGAATCACCTTCAGGCTCTGAATAAAAACCTGAATAAACATTGATTTTGGTCATGGGTTTACTTTTAGGATAAGCCGTTCTAATATGGATTGCTCCGCTCAATGCGGACGCTCCCGAAAGTACAGAGGACGCACCTTTAACCACCTCAATTTGTTCAATGTTTTCCACAGGTATAAATCCCCATTCGGGTCTACCTGCATCACCTGACAACATGGGCATGTCATCAACTAATACTGCTACTTTACTACCTACTCCAAAAGTAAAACCACTTCCTCCTCTTATTTGCGGCTCACCATCCATGATATTTAATCCGGGAGTTTGATCAAGAATACTTTCAATGCTACGAGTATTTTTATTGTCTATCAAACTAGGTTTGATTACTTCCATAGAGAAAGTAAGTTCTTCAACTTTTTGATCAAATTTTCCTACAACAATGTCGACTTTATTCAACATCTTAGAATGCATTTGATGGTCCAAAACAATAGTTTGCCCGTCGGCTATATCTACTTCAACTGTATCGTTTACCATTCCAGTAAACTTGTAGATCAATTTGTGTTTACCGGCAGTAAGATCTAACGAATAATTACCATCTAAATCTGAAACGGCTCCTATAGACGGATCAGACATAAGTAGGATGTATGCGCCAATAATTGTTTCCTTGGTTGTTTCGTCTGTAATTTGACCCTTTACAGTTCCTTGAGCAGATGCACTATAACCAATAAATAAACTAAAGAATAGCAGTAGACTTAATCTCATTGAAAAAATAAAACCGGCTCATTTAAAAAAATGAGCCGGAAATAATAATGTTAATATTGAACTTTACCTGTAATGATTTTATCGCCATCAATTATGCGATAAACATATACTCCTGTCGGAGCATTTAATGCAATATTCATTACTGATGCATTTATCACTTCAGATTGAATTCTTTTACCGTCAAGACTAAAGAATTCAGCAGTTGATCCTGTTGCGATTCCTTCTTGAACTATTCTAATGAAGTTATCAGATTTGAAAACCTTTAAAGTAATGTCTTCACTTTCTATGCCTGCATAACCATTTACGATAATTGTTACTTCGTTTGATGTTTGCATATCTCCAGAAAAATCACTCTCGCAAATAATATAGTAAGTACCCAGGTTGGCAAAGTTTGGAGTATATGAAGTGGTAGTTTCAGCTACAGTAAATGAAGCGTAACCTGAACCAGATGTATTTGACCACATCCATTCTCTTGAACTTGCAGCAGATGGAGATTCAGTAGCAGTTAAAGTATTACCATCTGTATTCCCTAAAAGGGTTTGGCTAGCACTAGGAGAAACAGTTACACTATTTACTCCCGGATCAACTACAACAATTTCAACTTCATTTGAAGTAGCTGTTTGTGCTCCAAAATCAGTTGTACATACTACATAATAAATACCAGCACTAGCAAAGTTCGGAGTGTAAGTTGTTCCTGTTTCAGCAACAGTAAAAGAACTATAAGGTCCTCCTGAAGTTGTAGCATATAACCATTCTCTCGTAACATTTACGGCATCTGCACTAGTAGATTCGGTTGCTGTAAGTGTTGTTCCGTCAGTATTGATATTTATGTTTTGCGAAGCTGCAGGTGCAATAGTTACATCAAGCGGATTATAAATTAGTTCGATATCATCAAGCCATAATTCAGAATCTGTAATAGATAAAGTACTATCTCCGGCAGCAGCTACCATTAATATATAATCAGGATAATTGTTGTTAAAATAGTTAACCGGAATTGAAAATCTAGTCCAGTTAGCTTGAGCTGTGAAAAATTCATTTTTGGCTTCACCTACCCAGTGAGAATCAACGCCTCCTTGCTTTGGAAGAGCCCCTTCTTGGGTGTCATCATGTAAAAGAATATGTACTTTTCCTTTATCACCTCCAACAGGAGAATATTTGTACCATCCAACTAAACTATCAGGTCTGTGTGTAACAGGTGTATTCCATTTAGCATCATTAGGGTCAGTAAATACATATGCGTCAGATGCTGTTGTACTAGCCAAAGCTCTACCATTTGTAATAATTCCATTAGGTGAAACTCCAGCCAATGAATTGTAGGCAGCTACTTTCAAATGAACACAGTAACTTCCTGTATGAGCACTTCCGGCTTGCCATAATACTTGAGGCGCAAATGCTGCAAGTGTACCAGGAGTTGCAGTTTTAAGTGAGCTATAATCTGTTGGTTCTTCTGAAGGATTTCCAACATTTTCCCATGTTTCAAAACTTGCATTTTCAAAAGGCTCCTGTCCAAATGCCGATAATCCAACAGCAAAAACTGAAGCAAAAAGTATAATTCTTTTCATACGCTTGTTAATTGGTTTAAACCAAAAATACTAAAAAATAAATCCGAAAATCACTTTTTTAACAAGTGGCAATGCTTGTGGATAAAGTGTTTGTTGTTATTTGCGACCAAAATCTGCAGGAATTTCTCCCCAAACCTTTGTTTCCCACTTCAGAATAGGATTCTTATAAGTGTTGTTTTTTAACCAGTGTTCAGCCCTTTTAATAAGCTGTTGAACATCAGCAGGCGGCTGCTTGTTGGTTCTACAAATTTTTTGTCTTACCCATCCCATGGCAATTCTTGAATCTGAATAGATTGGAAGGATATGCATCTTTTCATCCTTTTGCTGTTTTAAGTAAGCTAATGCATGTACAAGTGCTAAAAATTCACCAATATTATTTGATCCTTTTTTATATGGCCCAACCCTAAAAACAACTTCGTTACTAAATGTCCAAACACCTTGATATTCAAAATCTCCTTTGTTATTACAAGCAGCATCTACGGCTAAACTAAGTTCAATTGGGTTTCCAATTTTTTTAAGTGTATCCTCATCTAGATCCTTTGTTTTTTTGTAGTCACCATCCTTGTATTTGTCAGGATGCTCAGTGAATGCTTTTTCCGCTAATTGCTTACTGCCAAATGTTTTGTAAATAGGTCCCTTGACACCCTTAATATTTTCCAAAACATCT
It contains:
- a CDS encoding viroplasmin family protein, encoding MAKQKKYYVVWEGHQAGIYDSWEKCQQQIKGYPNAQFKSFKTRQEAELAFRDQETYNVSDKKKQYYYVVWHGTKPGIYTEWKDVLENIKGVKGPIYKTFGSKQLAEKAFTEHPDKYKDGDYKKTKDLDEDTLKKIGNPIELSLAVDAACNNKGDFEYQGVWTFSNEVVFRVGPYKKGSNNIGEFLALVHALAYLKQQKDEKMHILPIYSDSRIAMGWVRQKICRTNKQPPADVQQLIKRAEHWLKNNTYKNPILKWETKVWGEIPADFGRK
- a CDS encoding T9SS type A sorting domain-containing protein, with amino-acid sequence MKRIILFASVFAVGLSAFGQEPFENASFETWENVGNPSEEPTDYSSLKTATPGTLAAFAPQVLWQAGSAHTGSYCVHLKVAAYNSLAGVSPNGIITNGRALASTTASDAYVFTDPNDAKWNTPVTHRPDSLVGWYKYSPVGGDKGKVHILLHDDTQEGALPKQGGVDSHWVGEAKNEFFTAQANWTRFSIPVNYFNNNYPDYILMVAAAGDSTLSITDSELWLDDIELIYNPLDVTIAPAASQNININTDGTTLTATESTSADAVNVTREWLYATTSGGPYSSFTVAETGTTYTPNFASAGIYYVVCTTDFGAQTATSNEVEIVVVDPGVNSVTVSPSASQTLLGNTDGNTLTATESPSAASSREWMWSNTSGSGYASFTVAETTTSYTPNFANLGTYYIICESDFSGDMQTSNEVTIIVNGYAGIESEDITLKVFKSDNFIRIVQEGIATGSTAEFFSLDGKRIQSEVINASVMNIALNAPTGVYVYRIIDGDKIITGKVQY